Genomic DNA from Hymenobacter jejuensis:
CCCCGACCAGCCTAACATACACGTCTATGATCCTGCCAAAGGTGGTTCAGTAGCTTCCCAATATCGGGCCGAGCGTGTAGGCAAGCCGCTGTGGCGTTATTGTTTATGGATCTCGCTCGCTTTCTTGTTGTTAGAGGTTCTCACTATAAGAGCTAAACCAAAAGTGCAAGCCAATAGGCCCGCAGTAGCAGCCTAACACTATTAATGGCGTCCTTTGATTTGAGGAAAGTACTCTATCTTGCTGCCTCACTTTCGAGCTACGCGTGAATTCTTCACTTTCAGCCAGGCAAACAGTTGTGCGCACTGCCATTCAATGGGGTGTAAGTGCAGGTATTGTATGCATTCTCTGGGTTATAGGCCTATACCTGACGGGCAATAACCCATATGGCCCCAAAAGGCTCATGACCTTCTTCATCCCGCCGTTGGCGGCAATCCTGAGCCAAGGCGTGCTTCGTCGGAAATTTCAACCTGAAGGTCCAGGGTTAGGCCGAGCAATTGGCGTTGGCCTACTCACTACTTTCTTCATAGCCTTGGTATCGGCGGCAGGAGTGTACGGTTTTGCTAGAATTACAGGTAACGCGCCCATACAGAGGCACTTATCTGAAATGGATCAACTGCTGGCAGCAAGCAAAGCCGATTTTCTGAAGCAACCGCACGGCTTGGAACAATACGAGCGCACCCGGCAGGGACTGGCCCGCACCCCGCAAGGGTTTGCCGCCGATGACTTTAAAAATAAGATCCTGTTTGGGTTGTTGATTAGTGTGCCAGGAGGGATTTTCTTTCGGAAATAATGCTGATTTTCATTTATTTATACTAAACCAAACACCCAACGATCATGGAAAACACCTCTACTGCTGCTGTTACAACCACTTCTACTGCCATTCGATATGGGTTGCTGACGGGGCTGGTTTCTGTCATCTATTCGTTCATCCTTTTCGTGACCAAGCAGGAGGGCAATACCGCACTAGGGTTGGTTGCGCTTGCCATCTGGATTGGAGGTCTTGTACTCGCGCATAAGTTCTACAAAGACAACAACGGCGGCTTCATGTCCTATGGGCAAGGCTTGGGTATTGGCACCTTGATGTCGCTCGTTTCGGGTATTCTAGGCGGAATTTTTCGTTATGTGTACTTAGAATTCATTGACCCGTCGGCAATGCAACGCGGAATTGATGTGGCACGTGAGAAAATGGCCCAAGCAGGCAACATGACTGACGAGCAAATTGAGCAAGCTGTCAATACGTCCCAAAAATTTAGCACGGGACCGCTCGGCTTGGTGTTTGCCATTGTGGGGGCCGTCGTGATCGGCTTTATTCTTTCCCTCATCATCTCCGCCATCACCAAACATAATCGTCCTGAGTTTGAGTAAGCGCCTGCCGCACCATTTCCCAGTTGAGCTTTCCATTGTTATCCCCTTGCTCAATGAGGCCGAATCCTTGCCGGAACTGACACGCTGGATCAACCGCGTACTGAGCCAGCATGGACTCACATACGAAGTTATTTTGGTCGACGACGGCTCCACGGATTCTTCTTGGAGTATCATCGAAGAATTGTCCGACATCGATACCCACCTACGAGGCATTCGTTTCAACCGCAACTACGGCAAATCGGCGGCTTTGAATGTAGGCTTTAAGGCGGCAGAAGGCCGGGTAGTCTGCACCATGGATGCCGATTTGCAGGACTCGCCCGAAGAGTTGCCCGAACTCTACCACATGATTGTGGAGGGTAACTACGATCTGGTAAGTGGTTGGAAAAGAAAGCGTTACGACCCAATCAGCAAGACCATTCCTACCAAGCTCTTTAACGGCGTAACCCGCTGGATTTCGGGTATCCCACTACACGATTTTAACTGCGGCTTAAAGGCTTATAATCAACGTGTCGTAAAGAGCATTGAGGTGTACGGCGAAATGCACCGTTACATCCCGGTGATTGCCAAATGGGCCGGGTTTCGGAACATCGGGGAGAAAGTAGTGCAGCACCAAGAACGCAAATACGGCACCACCAAGTTTGGCTTGGAGCGGTTCGTATATGGCTTTCTGGATCTGCTGTCTATCACGTTTGTAAGCCGGTTTCGGCGGCGCCCGATGCACTTTTTCGGTACCATGGGCACCTTGTCCTTCGTGCTCGGAATGCTTATTACGTTGTGGTTAGTAGGCGAAAAAGTCTATTTGGCGCTGCACAATATCAAATCGCGAGATGTGACGAGCCAACCGCTATTTTTCCTAGCGCTGGTGGCCGTTGTGGTCGGCATGCAACTGTTTCTGGCAGGTTTTCTGGCCGAAATGATCCAGCTGAATGGGCCACGCAAGAATCAATATCTGATTCGCGAGAAGCTCAACGTGATCTGAATTAAACAAGTAGCCCTATGCGTAACTAATTGACATACAATTAGTTACGCATAGGGCTTTCTAATGTGAAAATTACTGCTGAATGAACGTCGTGATCATTGGGCCGGCATATCCGTTGCGCGGAGGCTTAGCCACCTACAACGAGCGGTTGGCTCGGGCCTTTCGCGAGGCTGGTGACGAGGTGCGCATAGTGACGTTCAGTCTGCAATACCCCAATTTTCTGTTTCCGGGGCAAACGCAGTTTAGCACCGAGGCTGGCCCACAGGATCTAGATATCCAGGTCAGTATCAATTCGGTTAATCCGCTGTCGTGGTGGCAAGTGGGCGATCAGTTGCGCCGTCAAAAGCCTGATTTAGTGGTCTTTCGCTTTTGGCTACCGTTTATGGGTCCGGCTTTGGGCACGATTGCGAGGCTTATCAGGCGCAACCGGCATACGCGCATCGTAGCCATCACCGACAACGTCATTCCACATGAAAAGCGTCCCGGCGACCGGCCGTTTACGCGATACTTTCTGGCTGCTTGTCATGGTTTCGTGACCATGTCGCGCTCAGTATTGGCCGATTTGCGGCGCTTGCACTTCAAGCAACCTGCTCGTTATCAGCCGCATCCGTTGTATGACAACTTTGGTCCGCTAAAGCCCAAAGAGGCTGCTTTAGCTGCACTGGGCCTGGATCCGGCTTATGGGTACCTGTTGTTTTTTGGCTTCATTCGGGCCTATAAAGGCTTGGATATTTTGCTCGAAGCATTTGCCGATCCACGGCTGGCTCAACTGCCCATAAAGCTGATTGTGGCGGGCGAATATTACGAAGATGCTTCGCCTTATGAAGCGATCATAAAGCAGCACGCCTTGGCAAGCCGCCTAGTGCGCGCCACTGATTTTATCCCTAACGAGCGTGTGGTAGACTACTTCTGCGCCGCTGATTTGGTGGTTCAGCCGTACAAAAATGCTACGCAAAGTGGCGTTTCGCAGATTGCCTACCACTTTGAGCGCCCTATGCTCGTTACAGATGTCGGTGGCTTAGCCGAGCTAATACCCGACGGCGAAGTGGGCTACGTAACCAAAGCGCAGCCTAAAGCCATCGCCGACGCGATCCTAGATTTCTACCAAAATCAGCGAGAGCCCACTTTTGCTGCCGGCGTACGTGAGCGCAAAAAACAGTTTTCATGGGCCGAAATGGTCGGCGCGCTCAAAGCAGTCTCGGCAGAGTAACTTTCTGATTTTAAAGATATTATAAATTACTTGGGAAGCTAGCTTCTACTGCGGCCATCACTTTGTCGGCGGGTAGGTCTTCCATGCAACTGGTGCCCAGCTTGCAAGAGCCACGATAGAAGCAAACGCACTGCCGGTCGGGCTGCACAATCTGGCCCCGGCCATAAAGGTCGAATTCGTACGGATTGAAGATGTTGTTAATCAGCACAGTAGGTTTGCGCAATGCAATACTGATGTGCATGGCCATCGTTACCTGGGTCACAATCAGGTCCATCTGGTGCATCAGGTTGATGAATTGCTCCAATGGAAAAGTACCCAAGTAAGCCGCTCCCGTAGCATCATGCAGGCGGCGATTGCGCTCATCCTCGGCCGTACCACCGAGCAAGACAGGCGTGTAGCCCGCCTGTTGGAGCTGGGAGATGAGAGCAATCCATTTTTCATCCGACCAAAGCCGAGTTGTCCAGCGGTCACCGCAGCCGGTGTTTAGGCCTACGTGCTTACCGAAAGGAAGCGCATCCCAGGCGTAGCCTTTATCTTGATGATTGTCAAAGAGATATTCTTCACCGCGAAAGTCATAATCGCAGAGTTCGAATATCTCCTGCACATAAGGTTTAGTGTTTTGCAGGCTAAGCTGATCGAACACGCCCGTCAGGAATTTGTGGTTGGCCAGTTCGTTGACGGGCCACGCCACGCCGTCGGTGGGGCGCAATTGGTAGCCAAATTTCTGATCGGCTTTGATGCTGCCCAGCAAAGCGCAAGCCTCTTTGTCTTTGTCGAGGTTAAACAGCAGATCGAACTGGCGGGCTTGCAAGTGCAGCACCGCCGACAACTCCAGCTTCAGGATTTCGTCGACCTCGCCGGCGGGCAGAATGGCAGGCGTATGCGTGAGCCACGTAATAAATGCGTTGGGGTATTCTTGGCGCAGGCGCCGCAGCAAGGGCGTCGTCCGGATGACATCGCCGATGGCTCCTAGCTTGATGATCAGAATGCGTTGCCGCACAGGCGCGTACACTGGGCAATCGGCGCACTGGTAGCCGTGCTCTTTGTTGGGGCGGCAGGGAACGTCACCGCGGAAATGGCGACAATCGGGATGAACGGTGATGCCGTTGAGCTCGGGCATTAGAAAAAATGCGTAATATGTTGATTAGCAGGTGAGAGCCTCGAAATTAGATGCCGACGTAGGAGCTTGGCGAAATCGCTCGGAGCTCTGCTTTCACTGTGTCGTCAACCTCCAGTGTATCAATAAATTCGCCGATGGTTTCGGCCGTAACAGGACCGTGGGTACGGGTCAGAGCCTTAAGCGCATTGTACGGGTCGGGGTAGTTTTCGCGGCGCAAAACGGTCTGGATGGCTTCTGCCACCACCGGCCAGTTAGCTTCCAAATCGCGGTGTAGCGCCGCCTCGTCGAGGGCCAGCTTGCCCAGGCCCCGCTGCAACGACGTGAGAGCCACGAGCGTGTGGCCAAGGGGCACTCCCAGCGTGCGCAACACCGTAGAATCGGTTAGGTCGCGCTGAAGGCGGGAGATGGGAAGCTTCGCCGCCAAGTGCTCCAGAAGGGCATTAGCAACGCCCAAATTGCCTTCGGCATTCTCAAAATCAATGGGGTTGACCTTGTGCGGCATAGCCGAAGAGCCAACTTCGCCGGGCTTAATGGTTTGGCGGAAATACCCCATCGAAATATACTGCCACACGTCGCGCGCCAGATCGATCAGAATGGTGTTGAGGCGCTTCAGGCCGTCGCATGTAGCGGCCAGATGATCGTAGTGCTCGATTTGGGTGGTCGGATGGCTGCGGTGCAAGCCCAATCGGGTATTCACAAAGTCATCGGCAAACTGGCGCCAATCAATGTTGGGGTAAGCTACGTGATGGGCGTTGAAATTGCCCGTAGCACCACCAAACTTCGCCCCAAACGGTACCTGTCCTAACAAGGCTACCTGCGCATCCAGACGGGCCACAAACACCGCTATTTCCTTGCCCAAGCGAGTAGGAGACGCCGGCTGACCATGCGTACGGGCCAGCATCGGAATGCTCTGCCACTGGCTCGCCTGCGCAGCTAACGTATTGCGTACCTGGGCATAAGCTGGCAACAGCACCTGAATAAGACCTTGTTGCAAGCTCAGCGGCACGGCCGTGTTGTTGATGTCCTGTGAAGTCAGGCCGAAGTGAATGAACTCCAAGTATTGCCCCAGTCCAAGAGCCGAAAATTGGTCCCGCAGAAAATACTCGACGGCTTTTACGTCGTGGTTGGTGACGCGCTCATGGGCTTTTACCGCTTCGGCGTCTTCTCGGGAGAAATCCTGATACACCTTACGAAGTGAGGTAAATAGTTGATTATCAATGCTTTGCAGTTGTGGTAATGGCAACTCGCACAAGGCGATGAAATACTCAACTTCCACAAATACGCGGTAGCGAATCAAAGCCAACTCCGAAAAATACGGCGCGAGCGGGGCCGTTTGGTGGCGGTAGCGCCCGTCGAGCGGAGAAAGGGCGTTGAGGGAAGTCAGTTCGTCGTAGTCGGCAGCTGAAGACATGCGTACAAGGAAAATGGCCAAGTGTGCCAAAGGTAACGAAGCCGACGCGGATGGCTAAGGCAAGCGTAGCGCTTTTGCTTACCTTTGTGTTACGAGCGGCAGCGGGTTCGGCACGAAACTCGCTAGCCTGGCCGCGACTCATCCCCTCTGTCCGTTCGCGTGAAGCTAGCTACGAAGAAAAAAATAGGTATTGGTGTGGGCATCGTTGTGGTGCTTTTAGCCATTGGGCTCGGTGTATTTCTCCTCAAGCGCCAACAATTGCTGCAATATGCGTTGGCGCAGGTCAAAACGAAGGTAGAGCGCAAATACCCCGTCAAGCTCATTTTAGGGCCCGCCCAGTTTACGGATCTCAATACCGTTGAAATCCAGGGTGTTGCGATGGTGCCCGTTGGCGGCGATACGCTGTTGCGTGCCCAGCGCATTAATGCTTCCTTGAGCTTGCGGTCGTTGTTTGCGGGACGGCCGGTGTTTAGCAACCTCGAAATCGACGATGCCCGTCTGACGGCCATCCGTACGCTGACGACTGACAACTTTTCTTTTCTATACCGCAACCGCAAGAAAAACCAGCCGGTAATAAAGCGCGATACGACCCAGGGCACCAATTACGGCCTGTTGTTGAATCAAGTGATCGAGGCAGGTTTCGACAACTTGCCTGGCGAGGCTGATTTCCGGCGCTTTCTGATTACCTACCGCAGCCCACGCCATATGGCGTCCATCAACATGCCGCGGTTTAGCATCAAAGATGGAGATATTGCCGGGCAACTGACTGCTGATATCGACTCGGTTAGCAACCAGGTAGGAGTGCGCGGTCACGTGGAAGCCGGTGATTATCAGCTAACTGCTGATGTGTTTGGCCTGAACCGCCGCCCTGTGATGCTGCCCTATGTAAAGAGCCGGTATGGCGCGCGGGTGCAGTTCGACACGTTGCGCCTAAGCCTAGCCGACAAAGAATACGACGACGAAAAGCTAACGGTACGCGGCGAGGCTTCGGCCCGCAACTTCGTGGTCAATCATCCCAAGCTTTCGGCCGATGACGTGGTGTTTCCGCGCGGCGGCATCGACTTTGTAGCGACGTTGGGCAAGGCCTCGTTCTCGCTCGATAAAGGCAGCAAAATTACGCTCAACCGTATGGAATTTTTTCCGACGTTCAGCGTGCGTAAGCTGCCTCTGAAACAGCGCGTTATCGGCAAGTCCAACGGCCTGAAAAACCGCAACGAGTTGCTGGCGGGTCTGCAGGTAGCAGCCGATATTCAATCGGCGGAAACGCCGGCCAATGTGTTTTTCGCGGCTTTGCCGAAGGGTATGTTCCGGACGCTAGAAGGCATGCAGGGCGAAGGTACTTTGAAGTACCACTTGCAGGCCAATCTCGACATGAATCACCTTGACAGCCTGCGATTTGACTCGTCGCTAAAGGGTAAGAACTTTCGGATTACGCGTTTCGGCCGCGAAAATCTCAACATGCTGAACGAGGATTTCCCCTATACCGCTTATAACGACAAAGGCGACTCGATCAAAACCTTCGCGGTGGGGCCTTCTAACCCCAATTTTGTGCCGTACAACCGCATATCGCCGTACCTGAAATATGCCATCATGACGGCGGAAGACCCGCGCTTCCTGACGCATAAAGGCTTCATGGAGAAGGCGTTCGTGAAATCGATCATTCAGAACATCAAGGAGCGGCGATTTGCGCGCGGCGGCAGCACCATCTCCATGCAACTGGTGAAGAACGTGTTCTTGACCCGCCAAAAAACCGTCACGCGTAAAATTGAGGAAGCCCTGATCGTATGGCTTATTGAAAATACGCGTTTAGCCTCGAAAGAACGGATGTTTGAGGTGTACCTGAACATCATCGAATGGGGGCCGAAAATCTACGGAGTGAAAGAGGCCGCGCGCTTCTACTTTGATAAGCAACCTGCCAACCTCAACCTGTCGGAAAGCTTGTACTTGGCGAGCATCATTCCCAAGCCCAAGTTCTACCGCTACTCCTTCGACAGCTACGGCAACCTACGCGGCAGCAGCCGCTATTTCTACCACCTTATCGCGGGCATCATGGCCCAACGCGGCCTGATTTCGCAGTCTGACTACGACAACTTGTCCCTCGGAGTCGCGCTCAATGGTCCGGCTCGCAAGTACATCGTGACTGCTGTTGATACAGTGCGCACCGTATCGGCCGCCGATTCGTCGCAGTTTGAGCCGCTAAACCTGATTGATCTGCTGGGCGGCAGCAAGGCCCCAGACGAAGGTGCCAACACGCCTCCGCCGGACGAAACTCCTGACCAGGCGCCAAAGCAATAACTAGCCAGAACAGCAAGCAAAAGCCCCCGGTGATGCGCATCACCGGGGGCTTTTGCTTGCTGTTCTGGCCAGAAAGAGTGTTTCTGTAATTTGTTATTAACCAAATACTTATGATGATTACTTATTAATAGCCTCGACGGATTCGTCTTCTTTCTTAGGCAACAGAACCGATAGGATGACCGACATTGCTAGAATAAAGCCCACAATGCCCAAAGATATACCCATCGGTATCTCTAAATAATTAGAAACCAGTAACTTGCCTCCGATGAAAATCAAAATAAGCGAGAGGCCGTAGTGCAGGTAATGAAAAAGCCGCATAAGGCCTGCCAAAGCAAAATACAAGGCGCGTAGGCCCAGCAGCGCGAATACGTTGGACGTGTACACCACGAACGTATCGCGGGAAACGGCAAGAATGGCCGGGATGGAATCGGCGGCAAAGACCACATCGGTCGTTTCGACCATCAGAAGCACCACAAACAGCGGGGTGGCAAACAGCAGCTTTTCCTTGCGTACAAAGAACTTGCCGCCTTCCAGATTGCGCGTGACAGGCATATAGCGGCTCAAAAACTTGACTACGGGGTTGGCATCCGGGTCAATTTCCGGCTCGCCGGCGCTGGTGGCCATGCGCACACCCGTATAGACCAGGAAAGCGCCCAACACATACATCAGGAAGTGAAACTTGGCCAGCAGCGCCGCACCCGCCAAAATGAAGGCAGCGCGCAGAATAAGTGCTCCCAGAATGCCCCAAAACAAGATTTTGTGCTGATACTGCTGCGGCACCTGGAAGTAGGTGAAAATCAGCAGGAACACAAACAGGTTGTCGACGCTCAACGATTTCTCGATCAGGTAGCCGGTGAGAAACTCGAGGGCTGCCTGCCGGCCCATCGTGCGGTACACGAGGTAGTTGAACGAGAGGGAAAGCGCGATCCAGAAAGCTGACCAGCCCAGCGCTTCGCGCATATGCACTACGTGCTCCTTGCGGTTGAAAACGAGCAAATCGAGCATGAGCATCACCAGCACGAATGCGTTGAAGCCAACCCAGAAAATAGGAGTGTTTTCCATTAGCAGCAAGATACAGCACTGGTCAGTTTTTTTCTGAACCCAACTGTATCAGGCGCTTACCGCGATTCTTGCACGGAGGTTGCGCCCGAAGCGGCGGCGGCTACCGGCTGTGGGGCGACATCGGCGGCAATGGGCCGCCGGTCGAAGCGTCGAAACCAGCTGGCTACCTTCATCTGGATGACGCCGAACAGGGCTTCCTGGAAAATCCCCTTGCTCATTTTGGATGTGCCGCGGGTGCGGTCGGTGAAAATAATCGGTACTTCCTTGATTTGAAACCCATACTTGAAGGCTAGCCACTTCATCTCAATCTGGAAGGCATATCCCACGAAGCGAATTCGATCCAGCGGAATAGTACGCAGCACGCGGGCCGTATAGCACTTGAAGCCCGCCGTAGCATCGGCGATGGGCATGCCGGTAATCATGCGCACGTAAGCCGATGCAAACCACGACATCAGCACGCGGTCCATGGGCCAGTTGACTACGTTTACGCCTTGGATGTAGCGCGAGCCGATGGCCATGTCGTAGCCATCGTCGGCGCAAGCCTTGTACAGGCGCACCAGGTCTTCGGGGTTGTGCGAGAAATCGGCGTCCATTTCGAATACGTAGCCGTAGCCATGCGCCAGCGCCCACCGAAAACCGTGGATGTACGCCGTGCCAAGGCCCAGCTTGCCGCGACGCTCCTCTAAGAACAGCCGATTGGGAAATTCACCCTGGAGG
This window encodes:
- a CDS encoding DUF4199 domain-containing protein; its protein translation is MRTAIQWGVSAGIVCILWVIGLYLTGNNPYGPKRLMTFFIPPLAAILSQGVLRRKFQPEGPGLGRAIGVGLLTTFFIALVSAAGVYGFARITGNAPIQRHLSEMDQLLAASKADFLKQPHGLEQYERTRQGLARTPQGFAADDFKNKILFGLLISVPGGIFFRK
- a CDS encoding DUF4199 domain-containing protein; amino-acid sequence: MENTSTAAVTTTSTAIRYGLLTGLVSVIYSFILFVTKQEGNTALGLVALAIWIGGLVLAHKFYKDNNGGFMSYGQGLGIGTLMSLVSGILGGIFRYVYLEFIDPSAMQRGIDVAREKMAQAGNMTDEQIEQAVNTSQKFSTGPLGLVFAIVGAVVIGFILSLIISAITKHNRPEFE
- a CDS encoding glycosyltransferase family 2 protein, which produces MSKRLPHHFPVELSIVIPLLNEAESLPELTRWINRVLSQHGLTYEVILVDDGSTDSSWSIIEELSDIDTHLRGIRFNRNYGKSAALNVGFKAAEGRVVCTMDADLQDSPEELPELYHMIVEGNYDLVSGWKRKRYDPISKTIPTKLFNGVTRWISGIPLHDFNCGLKAYNQRVVKSIEVYGEMHRYIPVIAKWAGFRNIGEKVVQHQERKYGTTKFGLERFVYGFLDLLSITFVSRFRRRPMHFFGTMGTLSFVLGMLITLWLVGEKVYLALHNIKSRDVTSQPLFFLALVAVVVGMQLFLAGFLAEMIQLNGPRKNQYLIREKLNVI
- a CDS encoding glycosyltransferase; amino-acid sequence: MNVVIIGPAYPLRGGLATYNERLARAFREAGDEVRIVTFSLQYPNFLFPGQTQFSTEAGPQDLDIQVSINSVNPLSWWQVGDQLRRQKPDLVVFRFWLPFMGPALGTIARLIRRNRHTRIVAITDNVIPHEKRPGDRPFTRYFLAACHGFVTMSRSVLADLRRLHFKQPARYQPHPLYDNFGPLKPKEAALAALGLDPAYGYLLFFGFIRAYKGLDILLEAFADPRLAQLPIKLIVAGEYYEDASPYEAIIKQHALASRLVRATDFIPNERVVDYFCAADLVVQPYKNATQSGVSQIAYHFERPMLVTDVGGLAELIPDGEVGYVTKAQPKAIADAILDFYQNQREPTFAAGVRERKKQFSWAEMVGALKAVSAE
- a CDS encoding glycosyltransferase family 9 protein, encoding MPELNGITVHPDCRHFRGDVPCRPNKEHGYQCADCPVYAPVRQRILIIKLGAIGDVIRTTPLLRRLRQEYPNAFITWLTHTPAILPAGEVDEILKLELSAVLHLQARQFDLLFNLDKDKEACALLGSIKADQKFGYQLRPTDGVAWPVNELANHKFLTGVFDQLSLQNTKPYVQEIFELCDYDFRGEEYLFDNHQDKGYAWDALPFGKHVGLNTGCGDRWTTRLWSDEKWIALISQLQQAGYTPVLLGGTAEDERNRRLHDATGAAYLGTFPLEQFINLMHQMDLIVTQVTMAMHISIALRKPTVLINNIFNPYEFDLYGRGQIVQPDRQCVCFYRGSCKLGTSCMEDLPADKVMAAVEASFPSNL
- the purB gene encoding adenylosuccinate lyase translates to MSSAADYDELTSLNALSPLDGRYRHQTAPLAPYFSELALIRYRVFVEVEYFIALCELPLPQLQSIDNQLFTSLRKVYQDFSREDAEAVKAHERVTNHDVKAVEYFLRDQFSALGLGQYLEFIHFGLTSQDINNTAVPLSLQQGLIQVLLPAYAQVRNTLAAQASQWQSIPMLARTHGQPASPTRLGKEIAVFVARLDAQVALLGQVPFGAKFGGATGNFNAHHVAYPNIDWRQFADDFVNTRLGLHRSHPTTQIEHYDHLAATCDGLKRLNTILIDLARDVWQYISMGYFRQTIKPGEVGSSAMPHKVNPIDFENAEGNLGVANALLEHLAAKLPISRLQRDLTDSTVLRTLGVPLGHTLVALTSLQRGLGKLALDEAALHRDLEANWPVVAEAIQTVLRRENYPDPYNALKALTRTHGPVTAETIGEFIDTLEVDDTVKAELRAISPSSYVGI
- a CDS encoding biosynthetic peptidoglycan transglycosylase, translated to MKLATKKKIGIGVGIVVVLLAIGLGVFLLKRQQLLQYALAQVKTKVERKYPVKLILGPAQFTDLNTVEIQGVAMVPVGGDTLLRAQRINASLSLRSLFAGRPVFSNLEIDDARLTAIRTLTTDNFSFLYRNRKKNQPVIKRDTTQGTNYGLLLNQVIEAGFDNLPGEADFRRFLITYRSPRHMASINMPRFSIKDGDIAGQLTADIDSVSNQVGVRGHVEAGDYQLTADVFGLNRRPVMLPYVKSRYGARVQFDTLRLSLADKEYDDEKLTVRGEASARNFVVNHPKLSADDVVFPRGGIDFVATLGKASFSLDKGSKITLNRMEFFPTFSVRKLPLKQRVIGKSNGLKNRNELLAGLQVAADIQSAETPANVFFAALPKGMFRTLEGMQGEGTLKYHLQANLDMNHLDSLRFDSSLKGKNFRITRFGRENLNMLNEDFPYTAYNDKGDSIKTFAVGPSNPNFVPYNRISPYLKYAIMTAEDPRFLTHKGFMEKAFVKSIIQNIKERRFARGGSTISMQLVKNVFLTRQKTVTRKIEEALIVWLIENTRLASKERMFEVYLNIIEWGPKIYGVKEAARFYFDKQPANLNLSESLYLASIIPKPKFYRYSFDSYGNLRGSSRYFYHLIAGIMAQRGLISQSDYDNLSLGVALNGPARKYIVTAVDTVRTVSAADSSQFEPLNLIDLLGGSKAPDEGANTPPPDETPDQAPKQ
- a CDS encoding TerC family protein — its product is MENTPIFWVGFNAFVLVMLMLDLLVFNRKEHVVHMREALGWSAFWIALSLSFNYLVYRTMGRQAALEFLTGYLIEKSLSVDNLFVFLLIFTYFQVPQQYQHKILFWGILGALILRAAFILAGAALLAKFHFLMYVLGAFLVYTGVRMATSAGEPEIDPDANPVVKFLSRYMPVTRNLEGGKFFVRKEKLLFATPLFVVLLMVETTDVVFAADSIPAILAVSRDTFVVYTSNVFALLGLRALYFALAGLMRLFHYLHYGLSLILIFIGGKLLVSNYLEIPMGISLGIVGFILAMSVILSVLLPKKEDESVEAINK
- a CDS encoding polyprenol monophosphomannose synthase is translated as MNDGLVLIPTYNERENAELIIRKVFSLPKAFDVLIIDDGSPDGTAEIVRRLQGEFPNRLFLEERRGKLGLGTAYIHGFRWALAHGYGYVFEMDADFSHNPEDLVRLYKACADDGYDMAIGSRYIQGVNVVNWPMDRVLMSWFASAYVRMITGMPIADATAGFKCYTARVLRTIPLDRIRFVGYAFQIEMKWLAFKYGFQIKEVPIIFTDRTRGTSKMSKGIFQEALFGVIQMKVASWFRRFDRRPIAADVAPQPVAAAASGATSVQESR